The Onthophagus taurus isolate NC chromosome 2, IU_Otau_3.0, whole genome shotgun sequence genome includes a window with the following:
- the LOC139432739 gene encoding uncharacterized protein produces MLTCDVCYKEFTRPDNLVRHQRTACIGKRRKVEEDQQGDVIVCEICDEHVTRQCYSSHLRSNKHKQKAFVIIDDGVEKIDSIFGDKICSFRVSDHERKYVDMKEFSNRIREKVISLIQSVRNVNGSLKVNTEIFGLYFINTKEEVEIKSFNTKNKIITVAVDLYQTYEDFMDEIMVKMSEFQERDSGWTLLEILYLEVNCNKFNPTRASSYIDLPTSIKGKRAVINVQNNDNKCFAWALMSALYQPTGLPQRISSYPDYRETELKFDCVTFPVPIRDIPKFEEENNISINVYGINSWYNGEKMVDDIVTVCICKQKRERHVNLLVVSDNFGNNHYCWIKNLSRLINTQSSTHEHQRYICEGCLQYFSTEDKLVRHQMDDCKKVKATVPSEQIKVNKFGHLEKENVLQFEGFEKKMKVPFVVYADFEAILKPLTPEEGKVYDDNKPYTARCFEHEPYAFAYYIKCAYDDNLSKFRIYRGRNAALEFIIRLEKDVIEIYKQHLRQTKDMIPLSCLDQFVHELSSVCHICDKPINKEEKVCDHDHLTGLYRGPAHSVCNINYKLPMFIPVFFHNLSNYDAHMFVKSIALNKEEVEVIAQNKEKYISFSKKIVVGETTDNKGKKRKVFMKIRFVDSFRFMASSLEKLVSYLDDKDCVEVKKKFKDSEEFRLMRQKGVFPYSFVDSFEKLEYSKLPDHTQFYDILSSSNISKEQYSRAQTVWNKFKCTTLGEYSDLYLTSDVLMLTDVFENFRTISLENYNLDPCHYYTAPGFGWDALLKMTGVKLELLSDIDMLHFFKKGIRGGLCMCVKRSAIANNKFLDDFNPEKPSSYILYLDATNLYGYAMSCKLPTGGFRWLSNQEIADIDVECLDDEHLGYVFEVDLEYPERLHNQHDDLPFCPENIIAPGSKHPKLIANLQNKSKYIIHYVNLRECVKKGLKLTKIHRALQFQQSPWMKPYIDFNSEKRMNATNEFGKNHYKQMNNIVYGKTMENVENRVDIRLVSHWENRYRRPGAEALIAKPTFKSSKIFCHNLAAIEMQKVEVKYNKPLYVGFSVLELSKAVIYNFFYNFLKEKYGENVLLLYTDTDSLILEIFTENVYQDIKENIEMFDTSNYKLNNRHNIPPGPPIVGKMKDEYPNTILTSFYGTGAKAYCINTLEGVVKRAKGVKKYVIDKNLSVSEYKRIIEDGGSVRKKMYVFRSSYHTMYTELKNKVALSAHDDKRYVMEDGCHTLAWGNYLIEDLRREDLLDNLLELLNVNMYG; encoded by the exons ATGTTGACCTGCGACGTGTGTTACAAAGAGTTTACTAGACCAGATAATCTTGTGAGACATCAACGCACAGCATGTATTGGGAAACGTCGAAAGGTGGAAGAGGATCAACAAGGAGATGTTATAGTGTGTGAAATATGTGATGAACACGTAACCAGACAATGTTATTCCTCACATCTGCGCAGCAACAAACATAAACAGAAAGCCTTCGTAATAATAGATGATGgtgtagaaaaaatagattcgatatttggagataaaatatgtAGTTTTAGAGTGAGCGATCATGAACGGAAGTACGTAGACATGAAGGAATTCAGTAACCGAATTAGAGAAAAAGTTATCAGTTTGATACAGTCCGTGAGGAATGTAAATGGTAGTTTAAAAGTGAATACGGAAATTTTTGGattgtatttcataaatacgaaggaagaagtggaaatcaaatcattcaacacaaaaaataaaattataacagtaGCCGTAGACTTGTACCAAACATACGAGGACTTTATGGACGAGATTATGGTGAAAATGTCGGAATTCCAAGAACGGGACTCAG GTTGGACCTTGTTGGAAATATTATATCTTGAAGTGAACTGTAACAAGTTTAATCCTACAAGAGCATCGAGCTACATCGACTTACCGACATCCATAAAAGGGAAGAGAGCGGTAATAAATGTGcaaaataacgataataagTGCTTTGCTTGGGCACTGATGTCCGCGCTGTACCAACCCACAGGTTTACCGCAAAGAATATCATCATACCCAGATTATAGGgaaacagaattaaagtttGACTGCGTAACATTCCCAGTACCCATCAGAGACATACCAAAATTtgaggaagaaaataacatttcaattAACGTCTATGGTATAAATTCTTGGTATAATGGAGAGAAAATGGTAGATGATATTGTaactgtatgtatatgtaaacaGAAACGGGAGCGTCATGTAAACTTATTAGTAGTCAGCGACAATTTCGGGAATAACCactattgttggataaaaaacttatctcgACTGATAAATACACAATCATCGACTCATGAACATCAAAGATATATTTGTGAGGGTTGTTTGCAATACTTTTCAACTGAAGACAAGTTGGTACGACATCAGATGGATGActgtaaaaaagtgaaagCAACAGTACCAAGCgaacaaataaaagtgaatAAGTTCGGACATctagaaaaggaaaatgttttacaatttgaaggatttgaaaaaaaaatgaaagttccGTTTGTGGTGTACGCCGATTTCGAGGCGATTCTGAAACCCTTAACGCCCGAAGAAGGAAAAGTTTACGATGATAATAAACCATATACGGCCCGATGTTTTGAACACGAACCATACGCGTTTGCGTACTACATTAAGTGTGCTTACGATGATAACTTATCGAAATTCCGAATATACCGAGGGCGAAACGCTGCTCtggaatttattataagattggagaaggatgtaatagagatctataaacaacatttgaggCAAACAAAGGATATGATACCGCTAAGCTGTCTGGACCAATTTGTACATGAACTGAGTTCCGTATGTCACATTTGTGATAAACcaataaacaaagaagagaAAGTGTGTGATCACGATCACTTGACAGGATTGTATAGGGGTCCTGCGCATTCCGTctgcaatataaattataaattaccgaTGTTTATCCCTGTGTTTTTCCACAACCTGTCGAATTACGATGCCCACATGTTTGTGAAAAGTATTGCCCTAAACAAGGAGGAagtagaggtgatagcacaaaacaaagaaaaatatatttctttttccaaaaaaatagttgtCGGAGAAACAACCGATAACAAGGGAAAGAAACGCAaagtgtttatgaaaataagattCGTCGACTCGTTTAGATTTATGGCGAGTTCTTTGGAAAAGTTGGTTTCATATTTGGATGATAAGGATTGTGtggaagtgaaaaaaaaattcaaagactCTGAAGAATTTAGATTGATGCGCCAGAAAGGTGTATTTCCATATTCGTTCGTAGATTCGTTTGAAAAGTTGGAGTATAGTAAATTGCCTGATCATACACAGTTTTACGACATATTGAGTTCAAGTAATATTTCAAAGGAACAATACTCTAGAGCACAGACTgtatggaataaatttaagtgtACAACGTTGGGAGAATACAGTGACCTGTATTTGACGTCAGATGTGTTAATGTTGACTGAcgtctttgaaaatttcaggaCAATATCTTTGGAGAATTACAATCTGGATCCTTGCCATTATTATACTGCGCCCGGGTTTGGGTGGGATGCTCTGTTAAAAATGAcaggtgtaaaattagaattgttaTCAGACATTGACAtgttacacttttttaagaaagGAATTAGAGGCGGTCTCTGTATGTGTGTAAAACGATCTGCAATAGCAAACAACAAGTTCCTTGACGATTTTAACCCGGAAAAACCATCATCATATATTCTATACTTGGATGCTACCAATTTGTATGGGTATGCAATGAGTTGTAAATTACCAACAGGCGGTTTTCGATGGTTGTCGAACCAAGAAATAGCAGATATAGATGTGGAGTGTTTAGATGATGAACACCTTGGTTATGTCTTTGAAGTGGATTTGGAGTATCCCGAAAGGTTACACAACCAGCATGATGATCTACCGTTTTGTCCCGAAAACATAATCGCTCCCGGATCGAAGCATCCTAAGTTGATTGCgaacttacaaaataaatcgaaatacatAATTCACTATGTAAACCTACGTGAATGTGTGAAAAAAGGTCTTAAGCTAACCAAAATACACCGTGCATTGCAATTTCAACAATCGCCGTGGATGAAACcatatatcgattttaactctgaGAAACGAATGAATGCTACGAATGAATTTgggaaaaatcattataaacaaatgaataatatcgTGTATGGGAAAACgatggaaaatgttgaaaatagagtCGATATACGATTAGTGTCACATTGGGAGAATCGTTACAGGAGACCCGGTGCAGAAGCTCTTATCGCAAAGCCGACTTTCAagtcatcgaaaattttctgccatAATTTGGCAGCCATTGAAATGCAGAAGGTGGAGGTCAAATATAACAAACCTCTGTATGTAGGGTTTAGCGTACTGGAATTGTCGAAAGCGgtcatttataactttttttataattttttaaaagagaaatatggtgaaaacgtattattgttatatacaGATACGGATTCGTTAATTCTCGAAATATTTACTGAGAATGTATACCaggatatcaaagaaaatatagagaTGTTCGATACCTCTAATTACAAGTTAAACAACAGACATAATATTCCTCCAGGGCCGCCGATAGTtggaaaaatgaaagatgagTACCCAAATACGATATTAACATCGTTTTATGGTACAGGAGCTAAAGCTTAttgtattaacactttggaaggAGTTGTCAAGCGTGCCAAGGGTGTGAAAAAGtatgttatcgataaaaacttAAGTGTTTCAGAATATAAACGGATTATCGAAGATGGAGGTTCTGTGCGAAAAAAGATGTATGTCTTTCGCTCCTCCTATCACACGATGTATACAGAACTAAAGAATAAAGTGGCGCTCTCTGCACATGACGATAAACGTTACGTGATGGAGGATGGATGTCATACGTTAGCTTGGGGAAACTATCTTATTGAAGATCTACGCAGGGAAGATCTTTTGGACAACTTATTGGAGTTGTTAAACGTAAACATGTATGGCTAG
- the LOC139429125 gene encoding uncharacterized protein: MLHLIGNSHARASDNTDGMTDPLVAVLPRNNDSTNVVESSLPSLPLYCSGNFDGLSRTMQDFTTDPPLYEQIMNELRSQPGNDNGAIVTTSPTLSSYGLTRISMEIREEGTYQEVVVPPEPATNQADVVQPLPDIVHTDVTSQAPAENQVLAAPSVPATEDVSQPSDRICVSPVFSSGPIRYTSRRIKKRVNLLSRGCVKQTTRPNPSPASQDSCRLLRNALAKPPRNTRRVPTLATVTRPATVVTSPPEVTIDIRDSPPTITTIPPQNVVFPPPLPIPTIPQRQNLPAVNTAHPDPWVDAFLHSTTNLASSLLSQEDFFILGLKPQLQTKVTTLEHHKRHFVNALNAVNQNPTVCFAASSNILNMYNTKINLYKSLLRLLPDNG, translated from the coding sequence ATGCTTCACTTAATTGGTAACAGCCACGCTCGTGCAAGCGATAATACCGATGGTATGACCGACCCACTGGTTGCCGTGCTGCCACGCAATAACGACAGTACGAATGTTGTTGAGTCAAGCCTACCGTCGTTACCATTATATTGCAGCGGCAACTTTGACGGTTTGAGTCGTACCATGCAGGATTTCACTACAGACCCACCACTGTACGAGCAAATAATGAATGAGCTCCGGTCACAGCCAGGGAACGACAATGGTGCGATTGTTACCACCAGTCCAACCTTGTCGTCCTACGGCTTAACTCGCATCAGTATGGAGATACGAGAAGAAGGAACATATCAGGAAGTTGTTGTGCCACCTGAACCTGCTACCAATCAGGCCGACGTGGTACAACCACTTCCAGATATTGTACATACGGATGTCACAAGTCAAGCACCTGCTGAAAACCAGGTGCTTGCGGCACCGTCTGTACCAGCGACGGAAGACGTATCCCAACCCTCCGATAGGATATGTGTTTCGCCTGTCTTCTCGAGTGGACCCATACGGTACACATCCCGCCGTATAAAAAAACGCGTCAACTTGTTGTCAAGGGGTTGCGTGAAACAAACTACCCGCCCAAACCCTTCTCCTGCTTCACAAGACTCCTGTAGATTGCTGCGCAACGCATTAGCCAAACCTCCCCGTAACACACGAAGAGTACCTACACTCGCTACAGTAACCAGACCTGCAACGGTGGTTACATCTCCACCAGAGGTGACCATCGACATCCGTGACAGCCCGCCAACTATCACAACTATCCCACCACAAAATGTGGTGTTCCCACCACCTTTACCTATCCCTACTATCCCGCAGAGGCAAAATCTTCCAGCTGTAAATACCGCACATCCCGACCCATGGGTTGATGCGTTTCTGCATTCAACAACCAACTTGGCAAGCAGTCTTTTGTCCCAAGAGGATTTTTTCATCTTGGGCTTGAAACCTCAATTGCAAACCAAAGTGACGACTTTGGAACATCATAAGCGCCACTTCGTGAACGCGTTGAATGCAGTAAACCAGAATCCCACCGTCTGCTTTGCTGCTTCTTCAAACATCCTTAACATGTACAACACCAAAATTAACCTGTATAAGTCCCTTCTCAGGCTGCTGCCTGACAACGGTtaa